Proteins encoded within one genomic window of Humulus lupulus chromosome 1, drHumLupu1.1, whole genome shotgun sequence:
- the LOC133818541 gene encoding uncharacterized protein LOC133818541: MTMKKARVGTIKPMTLFTDLKGTSHRWTGKLGGSSHIGKGESSSQSLPLSSALLKGDVQMKMIGPFNASAPILDDPDIAPLVEFIFDPVVPDERLVETDFDFLNRDLIRSLGPGVECCFQGEHAYSSTSVSRRWKSLVSGISIDSLFPDNGHDDSTRKFYFGDLKKCLHIFIPINNEKIEH; encoded by the exons ATGACGATGAAA AAGGCTAGAGTAGGTACGATAAAGCCAATGACATTATTTACAGACCTTAAGGGAACAAGCCATCGTTGGACAGGTAAATTAGGTGGTAGTTCCCATATTGGAAAG GGTGAGAGTAGTTCTCAGTCATTGCCACTTAGCTCTGCACTATTGAAGGGTGATGTTCAGATGAAAATGATTGGTCCGTTTAATGCAAGTGCCCCGATACTTGACGATCCTGATATTGCGCCACTGGTTGAATTTATTTTTGACCCAGTTGTGCCTGA TGAAAGATTGGTGGAGACGGATTTTGATTTCCTCAATAGGGATTTGATTAGAAGCTTGGGTCCGG GTGTTGAATGTTGTTTTCAAGGTGAACACGCGTACAGCTCTACTAGTGTTAGTAGAAGATGGAAGAGCTTG GTATCTGGAATTAGCATTGATAGTTTATTTCCAGACAATGGTCATGATGATTCTACGCGGAAGTTTTACTTTGGTGATTTGAAGAAATGTCTGCAT ATTTTTATTCCAATCAACAATGAAAAAATAGAACACTAG
- the LOC133796199 gene encoding uncharacterized protein LOC133796199 gives MGDGIVEICDSMLDKHGLSTGSVLVKMVMEKLDYLLADQIAEKMGPSFSFTCFQVQTNVGVLQQSNGYDYGIHVINRIEGRHEVYFKHSVRIRIALELVTSTHNKFMGNVQLAFDVWKKTKN, from the exons ATGGGTGATGGTATTGTAGAAATATGTGACTCGATGCTCGACAAACATGGGTTGTCAACTGGAAGTGTTCTTGTGAAAATGGTG ATGGAGAAGCTTGATTACTTACTTGCTGACCAAATAGCCGAGAAAATGGGGCCTTCTTTTTCATTCACCTGTTTTCAGGTTCAGACAAATGTTGGAGTTCTTCAACAATCAAATGGATATGACTATGGCATCCATGTCATTAACCGGATTGAGGGTCGTCACGAGGTCTATTTCAAACACTCTGTT AGGATTCGCATTGCTCTTGAGCTGGTGACTTCTACGCACAACAAATTTATGGGTAATGTTCAGCTTGCTTTCGATGTGTGGAAGAAGACGAAGAACTAG